The DNA region TCACGGAACCGGGTGACTCGAGGAAAACCACTTTGGTGTTGGGCTGAAGATGCTTAACAATGTCAGCGCCGACCAGCGGATCGAACCAGCCGGTGGTCACCCCCAGTTTGCCGAGGATTTTGGTACAGAAATCCTGGCTCGGCTCATAGGCCGTGTTAGTCATCAGCACGTGGTCGCCTTGTTCGACAAAGGCCAGAATGGTGTTGGCGACAGCCGCGGCGCCGCAGGGGAAGAGCGCGCAGCCGGCACCGCCTTCAAGCTCGCACATCGCTTCCTGCAACGAGAAATGGGTCAACGTGCCGCGGCGTCCGTAAAAAAGTTCACCGTTGGCGCGGTTGCGGGTGGCGTGCTTTTTGGCTTCGACGGTTTCAAAAACCAGTGAAGAAGCGCGCTGAATCACACTATTCACCGAACCCAGCGTGTATTTTTTACTGCGCCCCGCGCCGACCAGTCTGGTGTCCAGTTGCTTATCTGCCATGTCGTGTTTCCTTTTTTTATACGTCTGGATGTCTAAACTACCACGAATGACAAAATGCGCATCCTGGGGAACAGGATAAAGCACAATATTTTATTAAAATTCCCTCCCGTAACGTTTTACTGCGTAAGCGCAAGGAAAAGAAACCAAAGGTGCGGCACTATGTAAATAGTAATGAGAACGACTATCAATTCGACGTCGTTTTGATATTATTACGCTCAGAATTTGTGATTTGCGTCCTGGAGATACAGAGTGGGTAATAATTTGATGCAGACGGATCTTTCCGTCTGGGGTATGTATCAGCACGCCGACATTGTGGTTAAGTGCGTGATGATTGGTCTGATTCTGGCGTCAGTGGTCACCTGGGCTATCTTCTTCAGTAAGAGTGTTGAGTTCTTCTCCCAGAAGCGTCGGCTTAAGCGCGAACAGCAGCTGTTGGCGGAAGCCCGCTCTCTGGATCAGGCCAGCGATATTGCAGCAAACTTTGGTGCCAAAAGCTTAAGCACTCTATTGCTCAATGAAGCGCAGAACGAACTGGAACTGTCTCAGGGCAGTGAGGACAACGAAGGGATTAAAGAGCGTACCGGTTTTCGTCTGGAGCGTCGCGTTGCGGCGGCGGGACGTCATATGGGGCGCGGAAATGGCTACCTGGCGACCATCGGGGCGATTTCACCGTTTGTCGGTCTGTTCGGTACGGTCTGGGGCATCATGAACAGCTTCATCGGGATTGCGCAAACGCAGACCACTAACCTCGCCGTCGTCGCGCCGGGTATCGCCGAAGCACTGCTGGCGACGGCCATCGGTCTGGTTGCCGCTATCCCCGCCGTGGTTATCTATAACATTTTTGCCCGTCAGATTGGCGGTCTTAAAGCGATGCTGGGCGATGTAGCAGCACAGGTGCTGTTACTGCAAAGCCGCGACCTGGATCTGGATGCAAGCGCATCCGCCCATCCGGTACGTACCGCGCAGAAATTACGTGTAGGGTAATGTTTCATGGCAATGCGTCTTAATGAAAATCTGGACGATAACGGTGAAATGCACGAAATCAACGTGACGCCGTTTATCGACGTCATGCTGGTACTGCTGATCATCTTTATGGTGGCCGCGCCGTTGGCGACTGTGGATGTGAAGGTAAACCTGCCAGCGTCTTCCAGTACGCCGCAACCGCGCCCGGAAAAACCCGTTTATCTGTCGGTCAAAGCAGACAACAGCATGTTTATTGGTAACGAGCCGGTGACGGACGAGACCATGGTGGCTGAACTGACTGCGCTGACTGAAGGGAAGAAAGACACCACGATCTTCTTCCGCGCGGATAAAACCGTCGACTATGAAACCCTGATGAAGGTGATGGACACGTTGCATCAGGCGGGTTATCTGAAGATTGGCCTGGTCGGCGAAGAGGTCGCGAAAGCGAAATAATCGTTGTCGCCACGGGTGCGATGAGAAGAAAGGCCGGGTAAGGCGTTATCGCTACCCGGCTTTTTTATTGCCTGTCGCTGCGGGGCTGTGCCAGGCGTTCATTGAGCGCGACGGTGGTGATGTCAATCGTGCGGGTGTTCCCTTCGGCCAGTTTGCGCGTCAGGCGTAATGTGGCGGTCTCTCGAGCCAGCAAATGCTGCCAGGTGCTCTCCAGCCGCGCCATGATTTTGTCATGTAGTTCCGGGTTCTGTTTGATGATCGCGTTGAGCGCTGCGCCATAAATCTCTTCCTTCACCTGAAACGCGTAAATTTCCCGCCGGTTTTGCCATTTCAGACGAACCAGCGCCGCCGGGATGGAGGTCACTTCTTGCGCCACACTTTCGAGGACTGCATTTTTATTGGCGATGAGCGCGGCAAGATTCTGCTTTAAGATAAATTTATCGCTTTTATGATTATCCAACGCTAAATAGACATTATTATCTTCAACATCTTTAATCATTGTTCGTCATCCAGAGAATAGAAAAGGGGCGAGTCTTTCTCTCGGGTAATTAAATTAAGCCAAATTTCATTGCCGTTTTCATTTATATGGTCGGTCATTTCAGCAATTATTTTACTTAAGGTCTGGGCATCAATATCGCCTTCAGCCTGTAACGCATTAATAACTCGGGCGAAAGTCTCAATTCTTGCCACCCGCTCAAGACGTTCTTTAAAATGACGATCATGTTCTTCGAGCAGGATATTTTTAGATTGCCCGGTGGCGGTTGCGCTAATTAAGATATCGGCTTCATAATCGCTAAGGGTTGTTTTGCCCTTAGTTAAATTATCATCGTTTTCTGCTGTTCCTTCCGTCTGACCTGCGGGTGACAGATGAAAACGCGGTGGCACAAGATGCTCGGGAAGCATGTCATAATTTCCTTTAATATCAAAAATATAGTTATTTTTATTTGGCAGGTCGCGTTGACAATAACATGGGGTAATTTTAGAATCAAAAAAAATGGAGTCATTCTATGAACAGTATTTTTTATTCTG from Citrobacter amalonaticus Y19 includes:
- the exbB gene encoding tol-pal system-associated acyl-CoA thioesterase; its protein translation is MGNNLMQTDLSVWGMYQHADIVVKCVMIGLILASVVTWAIFFSKSVEFFSQKRRLKREQQLLAEARSLDQASDIAANFGAKSLSTLLLNEAQNELELSQGSEDNEGIKERTGFRLERRVAAAGRHMGRGNGYLATIGAISPFVGLFGTVWGIMNSFIGIAQTQTTNLAVVAPGIAEALLATAIGLVAAIPAVVIYNIFARQIGGLKAMLGDVAAQVLLLQSRDLDLDASASAHPVRTAQKLRVG
- the exbD gene encoding TonB system transport protein ExbD, translated to MAMRLNENLDDNGEMHEINVTPFIDVMLVLLIIFMVAAPLATVDVKVNLPASSSTPQPRPEKPVYLSVKADNSMFIGNEPVTDETMVAELTALTEGKKDTTIFFRADKTVDYETLMKVMDTLHQAGYLKIGLVGEEVAKAK